A genome region from Meriones unguiculatus strain TT.TT164.6M chromosome 2, Bangor_MerUng_6.1, whole genome shotgun sequence includes the following:
- the LOC132652177 gene encoding LOW QUALITY PROTEIN: small ribosomal subunit protein eS7-like (The sequence of the model RefSeq protein was modified relative to this genomic sequence to represent the inferred CDS: inserted 2 bases in 2 codons) translates to MYISSAKIVKLNGERLGGVEFGISQALLHLEMNSDLKEQGQELNIMAKEIEVGGGQKTIIIFMPVSQLKSFQKVQVWLVRELEKKFSRKHVVFNIHRRILPKPTKNKQKRPRSCTLTAVHGTFLEDLVCPSEIVGKXLCVKLDGSXLIKVYLDKEQQNNVEHKIETFSGVYKKLTGNDVNFEFLEFQL, encoded by the exons ATGTATATCTCGAGTGCCAAGATTGTGAAGCTCAATGGTGAGAGGCTTGGAGGAGTTGAGTTTGGCATCTCTCAGGCACTGCTCCATCTGGAGATGAACTCAGATCTTAAGGAgcaaggacaggaactcaacatcATGGCCAAGGAAATTGAAGTTGGTGGTGGTCAGAAAACTATCATAATTTTTATGCCAGTTTCTCAGCTGAAATCTTTCCAGAAAGTCCAAGTCTGGCTAGTTCGTGAATTAGAGAAAAAGTTCAGTAGAAAGCACGTAGTCTTCAATATTCACAGAAGGATTCTGCCAAAGCCAACGAAAAACAAGCAGAAGCGCCCCAGAAGCTGCACCTTGACAGCAGTGCATGGCACCTTCCTTGAGGACTTGGTTTGCCCAAGTGAAATTGTGGGTA AACTCTGTGTGAAACTGGATGGTA AGCTCATAAAGGTTTATTTAGACAAAGAACAGCAGAACAATGTGGAACACAAGATTGAAACTTTTTCTGGTGTGTATAAGAAGCTCACAGGCAATGATGTTAATTTTGAATTCCTAGAGTTTCAGTTGTAA